The DNA segment aaaatagaaaaggaggctgaaagagaaaaggaggtaaTTAGTCATAACTGGATCGGGGAACTGTTCAATGGATTAGGAATTCACCTTACTGGCTGGATTCAATCCCTGGCTGAAACACTATTTACCCTCCTGATTATCTTTCTCGCGATTTGTTTAGTATATCTGTGTATCCGAAAAGAAATTGTTCGTAGAAGCAATTGGACACATAGAATCATCAGAGCCATCACACGAGAATACCCTCAATACCCAACACTGCAGCCGGTTTACCAAGAAACAGctgtgtaaatgaaaatacttgcagaaagtgaagtattttcaaaggggggaaatgttggaaaatgttaatttagctgaagagtTAGAGTTTAATTAAGTAAGActagaattataggttatgtagaTTGTATTTGGCAATTGATATGTATTGTATTTAGCCTTTAACTtcgttgatctttatagttaagtttgtgcagacttcgTTTGTatctgtagacagtgacagttttctcacagaccacatataaccttcacaagtatgatattagggagtgcttagaaagaatgcactaacaaccttatccgagcagagcctacgctttcactaacaaccttatctgaacatagtctacatttgtgaaggccagaagcataccaagggcagttaaccgaagataaagaaatgcaggtgtccacaaatgatgagacaattttcaaatacatatgcatgaaaaatgatgtaatctgttgaatatacattagattatgAAACACTTTAGGATTAAATTGCGGACGCGCCGGGATGGTCTcggaacctgatttgggtataccccaggttcccggggcctcgaaataaagcaccacatataacctacctggacTGGTTATGTGtctgtctctacgctaacaTTGCAGGGAGGTGGGCACAAGAACTGCCTGGGGACTGGGTTTCAGCACTACCAGCCAGAAATCTCAGCTGTGCGGGATGATGAGGGGCTCTGCCTTGTGTGAAAGTGCTAATGAATGAGTTATTTCCCCTGTTTTTAGAGAGCtttaaatggatttaaattggaagggggaagatttagactaggccttgggaagaaattcttcatgatatGGATagtcaggcactggcacaggttgcccagggaagttgtgggtgtcCCCTCCCTAGAGgttttcaaagccaggttggatggggccttgagcagcctggtgtgatgggaggtgtccctgcccacggtgGGGGTTTGGAaagatgggctttaagatcctttccaacccaacccattctatgattctagctGATGCttaaaaggggagaaaaagaaccCAACAAGGTTTTGGGCAGGAACAGAACTTCCTCTTAGCATCCATCAAATGGAGGCTTAAATTTTGTGACAACATACTTCCTAATAGGATGGTGAGATCAGGTGTCAAATCTCAGTTCCAGCCTAAATAAACAGCTGTGTGCACCCAATCTCAGAATTTGAGGTAGCAAGTATTAGAGTAAAAAACAAGCACTGTGCCCTGTTCACTGTGCTACACACAGCTCCCAGGGGCTTTGAGTTTTGCAGGATGGTGATAACTGACCGGCTTGGCCAAATTCAGTCCCACAGCTGGGGAGCATCTGAGGAGTTTCCCAGGATGGTGCTAGATGCCTTGTGCTTCTGAGATGTGTCAAGGGACAAAGGATTCCTCCCTTTCCAAACAGCTGTTGTAAAAAGTAGATTGACTCTGGGGATCCAAGGGAGAGTTTGTCCTTTATggcttgaaaaataaatcagaaattaaggaggaatttctcatGTAGTGCCTGACACCGctccagccttcctgcctctgccttccacggctttttttctgttaagcaGCACTTGTTCAGCTGCTTGGGGACAATcactctctcccctcccaggaCTCCGAGGTGCCATTCACATTGGCAAAGCAATTTAAGCACCTCTGTGAGAATAAGGCGTTGCTCCAGCTTTTAGCTGAAGAAAGGAGCACAACAATCACTTCCACATCTAGGAGAGCTGCAGTACAGCATTAACTTGCAGAGATTCCTGCAGACTAAAAGTTGCACAAATCCTCCTATACCAAGAGTAAAACAtacagggggagaaaaaaaagaactgggaAAAGTCATGTTTTATCGTGGACCCCCTTCACTCAAATGTACAAATCAGTCTGacacaagtatttttctttattaagaCAAGCTGCTTGACAACAGTGGAAATTTCTCCCAGTTCACTAACATATCATTACAGTGCTCAAGAAGTTGCCTTCTGGAGGCTCAAGCAGCCGTGGAGAAGCCTCCCTTTCGCAGGGCTGGCTCTGTACTGGATAGACTGTTCTTCCTCATCTCAGCTCATCTGTGCTAGCAGCTCTTCAAGTTCTGGCCGAGACTTTAACCGGCTCTTGAAGTCAGCTTCTGTGTGCtgtgaagggaggaaaaaaaaaaacccaatcaaatCAGAATCACGTCTTGAGGTCTTTTTGAAATTAAGAGGAAGACAAACCCTCTCCCCAAAAGAATCACTTAAAAGTGCAGAAGACTTCAATGCCCACTGAACCCAGTGAGCAGGAAGCCCCAGAGGAGAGTCACTGCAAGCTTGGATCTCCTGGGAAGCTCAGCCTGGAAGCTGGTGGCAGAGCTCTAAGCCTCCTCTCTTACATCCAGCCTCCTACAGGAGCAGCTTCTTGGGGATAAAGCACAGAGGGCAGAAAGCTTCTGGCAGCCACAGACACACTTGGTCACCATATAGACTCTAGAATTCAGACTTGTAGGCTCTTCCTCACCTTGCAGCTTTTGGAAGAGTGAAAAGTGGCATCATGCTGAAGAAGTCAACTGGATGCCCCAAACTGGCACTGCTTATCACCACTGCATCTGCCCTCATGAGACCTAAAGACCTGCCACTTTCTCCAGAACTTTGCAAGAGCAACCCAAAGCTTTTAGTCTCTCTTCTGCACTGCCGGTCCTAGGAAGTGTCCCAAGTGTCTGCCCTGGGCTTCCTGCATCAGACTGCAAGGACTTCGCAAACAGCACAATGTCACCATTCTCCCTTCAGAGACAAAGCCATCagtcaaaatttaaaaacagaaatggcaGCCCTAAGGCAGGGACACGGCTGTGACCAAAGCAGAGAAGATAACTGTACTCACAAGACCACCTGCATTCCTTCTGGGTTTGCAGAGCTGGAGATAACTAAACATTCTTCAAAGGCCACTTAAGAAGCCAACTGTGTGTTCATATTTGAGTTTACTGTACTGACTTCCCTCTCAAGGCACAAAAATCTTTTGTCCCTAATTAAAGCTTCCTGGGACTGTTTTGCCTGAATGTAAAATGTTAGAAGTTTAAATATCTCCTATGTCTGGTACACCAGTGAGTGGAGTTGTGTCCTGGAGTCCTCCGTGATGAGAAAACTGTCGGGCCTGAATAAAACAAGCCAGACATCTTCCAGAGCAAATTCCATCAAAACAGGGCACAGTATCTAGGTTTCCAGTCCCAGCTTTGCCACCAACAGTGAAGTTCCTGGTGATTCCCAAATAGGAGGCAGTGAAGTACTGCTGAAGGAAAGTTTTCCCTTACAAGTTGCACAGAACTCGCAGcaccaaaggaaaacaacttgCAACTCGCCCTCTCCTACAGATCTATAAGACTGGCAGGGAAGATGCCTTCTCTCGCACTAATTATGGGgtcaaaatggaaaatcaaaCAGTCATCAAGAATTAGAGGGACTGTTTTCTGATAGACCAAATTAGGGCCTGGTTCTGGGAGATCCTGGGTATCCATAAGTCTAGACTAGACAGTAGTCTCAGGACTAGGtctgtattttcaaagcaaattcaCATCACGCATTATATCTGCTCCCTAAATGCAAAGGCACTGGTAAAATTAAGCATACCTCTTTCACTAACAGATGGACCCCTTCAGGCTGATTACTCTGAATAACTTCCAAGAGTATCGGAGCAAACGTTGAACTCAAACCACTgatctgaaagaagaaataaaagcactgcAGGAGCAGAACACCACAGACAAAATGGACTCGTATTAGTGGCACAGGAAGAGAGTCTATTTTGGTATGAGCCTGTGGAAGGCAACCACTTCATCAGAGAAGCGCTCTCTGCTTCGTGCACACACCTCTCTCATTCAGCAGGGCCCAAAACTCTAATTTTGGCTCTCCTCTATGAATATTGTGCTTCTCGTCCCAGCCTGCATGATCTCCTGCATGTAAAGAGGCTTAGCCAGGCATGAAGATCTTAGTTTAGGTAAGACTACTACGATGGCTGCCATGGCAAACCTGCAGGCCCCAGCGTTAACCACGCCCCAGTTCTCAGTGGAAAAAGTCTACCTCtagatttaaaatgtaattcagCAGAGATTTAGCATATAGCATATACCGTAAACTAGGAAAAAGTCTCTTTGGAGAAGTACCTATTTACCTCAATCATTTGTACACTTTTGAACTGGCCCTGAtactaaaagtatttttaaatttaatcaaATTTGTCCAATCATTCACCCTTAAATGTGACTTTTCTACCCTTTGTATCAAGCATTCTGCATAAAATAGATAATAAATCTTCTGTCTGAAATATAGGATCCAGGACCATTCTTCCGCTTCTGCTTTGTGAGTAAAATCTAGTTATACTTCTTTGTGCTTCAATTTAAGCACAAATTACACCTTTCATTTGTTCAAGGGACTTAAGTCCAATTTTTAAGGGTTTGAGAGCCTGAGACAGGTTGTGCGCCACAAGAATAAATGCCAGCTCGTACCTGGACAACCCTCTGATGGGTAGTAAGGACCGCATCCAGCTGCATTTTGGAACCTCGCTCTTCCAAGAACAGCACTTCATTGGTTTTCGTTGGCATCGCATAGCTGCAGGAACCAGAGGTCAGCGCTTAGGACGAGGAGGATAGATTTGTACTACTTTACAGGAATGAATCaacctccagcagcagagaatgTGGAAGGAGATTAACTTTTCATGAAGAATTAATTATGCAAACAATAATTATCTTGCAAATCAAGCACTAGCAGAAGCCGGGTGTTTTACTGGAAAGAGATAAGGGAGAAGCCTGCAGCACTACTGCCAGCAAAAACCCATTTCAGCTACAAACACCAGCcagaaaaagagctttttgcctttttttttaatagttgaAGGAGAGCTTTAAAGCAACAGTTCTGACTTACTTCGTAATCTGTTCATTTGGAACAGTGCTGAAAACCACTGCTGAAACGCATCACTcaaaagacattattttcacCTCTGAATTGAACAGGAGTACAATGAGGCACTCGATCAGGTTCTACTCTCTGGTTAGTGTTACTCCAGAGACCTCAGCCTCCCAATCTCCATTTGCACAAGAGGCTCCATCTTACTGCCCATGTTTTACCCTACAATTTTTGCTCTTAAAggccaaataatttctttctgtacatATTGGACTCCGCACACCAAGTCCAACCTCAGGCAGCACAAGTATGATACGAGGTAATAAAGCTCTAGAACTTTTGGTGTATCAACAGTCTCAGGCTGTGGGGTTTCTTTGCGAACAACTTCCAGCGTGTTGCTGCTGACACCATTACAGTTTCTTAGTGCTGCCAGGTGCCCTTCTCAAAACTAACACCTACCAGTCACTGATGCATCACAATTTTTAGCCTGTttgctgtgaaagaaaacacagagagacTACAAGCGAGTAACATATGGGCACAGGGTTACAGATCCACAGCTGAGAGTTCAGCAAAGTGGAggaacataaagaaaacaacaggtTTAGTCGGCGTGAGCAGGAACCAGTGTTTATACTCAGAGGTACTGTTAAAGATACACAATTTGAAGAATCACCACTGAGTATTCTCCCTTCCTTACAGCAATGCAGCGCTTTCTCCCCATGACTACTGCAGGCACCAAGGAGCTCCATCACATTCTTCAGACTCATTAAAACCAGCAAAGCTGCTATCAGGGTACACCTGCTTTGGAGATTTAGTGCACAGCTGAAACATCCTCTGCTACTAAACTAAAGTACTGGGCAGCTCTCCCACGATCTTCAGGGGTTTCCCAAGCTCATGCTTGTTTGTATAAACAGTATCATTTGCTTACACTGCAATATATGCACAGAGCCTGGATGAAAtgctataaagaaaaatgagcagCAAAAGTCAGCAATACTTAAGCCTACATTCCCTGGCTCAGCACCCACAGGCTTACGCCTTTTTCTcaaaggaatgaaaattaacagctattttttcctctgaaatccTTTCAGTCAGTGCCTGAGTAACTTCGTTACAGCATTTCTCATACGAATAACGCATCCAAAACCATAAAGAGGCACAAAAAGGGAACATCAGGCAGATGACAGAAGACTTGGATTTACACGTGAGAATCTATCAGAGGGAATAGATTGTGCCCTTGTCTGTAAAATATGACCATCTGGAGCCTTGCACAGCCTAACGCAACACGATTGCAAGGGATGACAAAAACAGAGCCAAGTTCCTCATACCTTTCTTTTACTCTAACAGAGAGCTGGTTGCAGAGTCTATGCACGTACTGAGCAAAGTGCTCCACGAGACACATATCATAGGAAGTCATCTGGATGTTGAGATCTCCATACTCGTGTTCGGTCCCAACATCTATCTCTTTCATCTGTACTTtatccttcttcttctttggagcctatattaaaataaaaatgaaagacaaaatagaAAGCATATCTGTTTTGAacaaagatggaaataaaaccCATTAATGCTGGCCCACAGAGGAGACAATGCTCAGGTACTTCTGACAAAGGTTTGCTGAACGATGTCAAACAAATCATAGCCCGTCCACGCTCATTCTCCCCAACTACAAAACTGGGATGACATTATCTCAACAGATGTTCTCAGACTGAGCAGTTCAGTTCTTGGATGGCAGCACCACAGAAgtcacacagaaaatacatgCATACCGTGATAaatttcttccagaagaaactaaggaatagaaaacaaactgttttttaattcagttcctGCCTTCAAGGCAGCTGTTATTGTTTCCTCCTCCCACAAAAATTGTTGCCTTTCCGAATCTCAGGGaatgtaaaattttaaatgcaaataagacCTGATCACAATATTGTGCAATTATTTGAAGTTAAGGTGTTGAATTCAGCATCAGGAAGAGATTCCTCCCTCCCAAAACTActcatttatttaaacaagaaTATACTGGAcaaaagaaagtatttataCAGTCTCACAAGTGGGTACTTCATGTAACATAACAGTCTCTACTGAAAGTAGCAATAAACCATTACGTTATTCCTCTTTAATATGTTTCTTCAGCCATGGAATTAATAATACcaacatttaaatgaaactgTAAAAAATCGATCAGCTGAAAGCAAGCACAGTAGGGGAGTTCTTATGCCTACCTCCTTTGGGAGCAGGTACTTAAACCTCCCAATACCATGTGTTGGACGGGATCTGTAGTGTCTGTGGCAACTCACAAGTGCTCCaccttaaaaacaaagcagaacaaacaagTTTCCAGCTGAATGGCAGACAGCCCTTCTTTTAACAAACATATGTGAGCACTTTGAAAGCCCCAAATCCACACTGGGGGTAAGAATTTGTCCTTGATTCTTTGACAGAAGGCAAAGGCGGTCTTTGGCTGATCCCTCACCCATGCAGACAGACGGTGCATGTTGCAATTTACAGTTGGATACGGTGAGCAACGAATAAGGAAGAGATTAAAAGTGACTCATTTCCCAGGTGAATTCTcaggcaaacaaagaaaaaagacagactGGTCAGCACCAGTGGATGGTGAAGACACTGATGAAATGTTACATCTGCCTCCTCTTACATGACAGCAGTAATGCTGCTATGATGGATCTGAGCTGCACATGATTTTATATCCAGTTCTATTCAAACATTCATATGCTAGGAAGCCAAATCAAAGCTGCATGagcttttatttacatttccatCTCCAGGGTAAAATAAAACCCTCAGTAACCCTCATTTTAATAAACGAAGCTCAGaacaacaaagagaaactgaacGCTGAGGATCTAAGCCACAGTTAAACTTTGCCTCCACACCTAAATCAAGTTCTATTTTACATTGTGACAGTggactccagcagctcaataaGCACAAAAGTGAGACCTCATGTGGGTGCAAGTCAGTTCCTGGGCAGTGATATGGTCAATAGCATCTGGCTGGCGTTACTCCACAGTGTAAACATGACTAGTGCCATCTGCTTAGCCAAGAACAGGGGAatagtttggggaaaaaaggtatGGAAGTGGAAGAGCAACCCCTCAGGTTATTTAACCAGTCCCAAAATTGgctacaccaaaaaaaaaatcaaaaaggagACACAACACTCAAAcatgtaatatttattttgagtaAATTAAATCTTGCCTTGTGTTGGATTAATAAGAGGCCTTACCTGCAGCACACAGATGGCTTTCTCTGGGTGTTGCTGCTCTGTAGGGAAAAAGATGATCATTAAAAGCTCTGATTTCACCCACCTGTGTGAACAGCATAGCTGGCCAATCTCCTTGAACAAAGGCTCACACTCCAAGTCATCAGACTCAGACAGATCCCCTTAGCAAAGagattttctcttctttgagtTCCACAGCCCATTCAGCTCCCAGTCACCAGCTCAAAATCTTCCCTCCACAATTAAACATACATTTTGTTATGTATGTTTTCTGACGCTGTCAGCAGAAGTGACAAAGTGTTTTTCACAGAACtgcttaggttggaaaagacctttaagatcatgaagtccaaccacaaacctaacactgccaagtccatcaCTAAATCAGATCTCTAAGGGCCACATCTACAAGTCTCTTAAATACCTGCgggaatggtgactccaccacttccctaggcagcctgttccagtgcttgacaactcCTTgggcaaagaaatttttcctaatatccagtctaaatccctcctggaacaacttgaggccatttcctcttgtcctatcacttctcACTTGGGAGGAGACCAACCCCCCACCTCGCTAGAAcctctttcaggtagttgtagacagcaataaggtctcccctcagcctccttttcttcagactacataaccctagttccctcagccgctcctcataagaggCTCTTTTAGTGCCTTATACTGTGTTTTACTTGTTGGGTTTGATTTCAGACCACTCACCTGCTGAGCGCAAACACCTGCTTTAACAGCATTCCCTTCATCAAGCAAAGCATCTGCAATGAGCCACACAGTCAAAATGCAAAGAGTCTGGTAAAACTCTGTGAGTTTTCACCAACACTTCCCAGAATACAGCCATCAAAACAACACCCAAGACCCTCTGAACATACCAATAACCCTCTCAGTCTCCCCATCAGCCTCCACCCACTGTCACTCCCCAGAATACCACTGCAACACAgaggaaagggatggagaaggaagatgACTGCAGTAACCTTTTCATGCACTACCCCACTTAGCTGCAGAAGCCAAAACACTAGTGTGGGAAGCCCTCCTCCCCTAGTTAGAAATCATATTCTTGCACCATCCCACTGCCTCCAGGTTAGAACAGCCACATGAACAACCCTCATGCTTGTTCCAGCGCTACACAGACTGAGTGGGAAATACACCTCATTTATCACCAAGGTTTCACAGAAGCAAAGAGCTTTGCCATCCCAAAAACCctggcaggcaggagctgcatcAAGTCagcggggctgggctgggggatAATCCCCAGTGTTCCCAGGAAGTGACCAGAGGGATAGGGAGGATCAGGGGCCTGCTGGTGCCTGAGGGCAGTGACAGGGTGGGCAGCTGTAACAGACCCTGTGTTGCTGGGGTGGCCCAAGGTGAGTGTGTGTGGGTGTACAAGCAGAGGAGGCGACCCAAGGCACTAACTCAGGTCAGGACTGTATGCCCGCCCCCCCAAGAAACACAGCCACACACATCCCCCAGTCCAGCCACAAGGATGGGTCAGGCATGTTGGTGTGTGTCCCCTGACTgcccaggagcagggctggcctTGACCCTCCTGTCCCCAACCCCAGAGCCAGGCCGGACCCTCCTGTCTGTCTTGTCCATCcacctctccctcttctttcccctgCCTCCTCTATCCCCactcccctcccttttcctttccttttccctctcctgtcccttccttctcctccctttccctctcccttatCCATCTCCACTCCCTTTCCCTCTcacctttccctctcctcttccctcccttctctccctccgtctcactttcttctctccctttccctcaccttcttctcccttccctcttccctcccttccctctctctcccctctcattctcctccccttccctccctttccctcttctcccttcaccctttccctctctttcctctcccccttccctccctttccctctcctcccttctccctttcccttcttcctctcccctcctctcctctcccctcccctcccctcccggtGCCGCCGTGCTCAGCGCGAGGCCGCCTGCTGTACCTGGGCAGCGCCGGGCCCTCAGCCGCGTGCGTCGCTCAAACCGCGCCCCCCGGCGGCTCGGTGCTCTCCGCTACCGGTCCCCGCGGCTCCC comes from the Cuculus canorus isolate bCucCan1 chromosome 1, bCucCan1.pri, whole genome shotgun sequence genome and includes:
- the MRPL48 gene encoding 39S ribosomal protein L48, mitochondrial; its protein translation is MLCLMKGMLLKQVFALSRAATPRESHLCAAGGALVSCHRHYRSRPTHGIGRFKYLLPKEAPKKKKDKVQMKEIDVGTEHEYGDLNIQMTSYDMCLVEHFAQYVHRLCNQLSVRVKESYAMPTKTNEVLFLEERGSKMQLDAVLTTHQRVVQISGLSSTFAPILLEVIQSNQPEGVHLLVKEHTEADFKSRLKSRPELEELLAQMS